In uncultured Bacteroides sp., one genomic interval encodes:
- the hpt gene encoding hypoxanthine phosphoribosyltransferase: MKTIQIKDKTFALSINEESIQKEVTRVADEISRDLKDENPVFISVLNGSFMFTADLMKQINIPSKVTFVKLASYEGVASTGVIKEVVGLSEDIQGKTVVVVEDIVDTGLTMQRLLETLGTRNPKAIHIATLLVKPDKLQVELDIKYCAMKIPNDFIVGYGLDYDGYGRNYPDIYTLAE; this comes from the coding sequence ATGAAAACAATTCAGATAAAAGATAAAACATTTGCTCTTTCTATTAATGAAGAAAGCATTCAAAAGGAAGTTACTCGTGTTGCTGACGAAATTAGTCGTGACCTGAAAGACGAGAACCCTGTTTTTATTAGTGTTCTTAACGGATCTTTTATGTTTACCGCTGATTTAATGAAACAAATCAATATACCTAGTAAGGTGACTTTTGTGAAGCTTGCTTCTTATGAAGGTGTTGCTTCTACCGGAGTTATCAAAGAAGTAGTTGGTTTGTCGGAAGATATTCAGGGTAAAACTGTGGTTGTTGTGGAAGATATTGTTGATACAGGTCTTACCATGCAACGTTTACTTGAAACACTTGGAACAAGAAATCCTAAAGCTATTCATATTGCAACTTTACTTGTGAAGCCAGACAAACTACAGGTGGAGCTGGATATCAAATATTGCGCTATGAAAATTCCTAATGATTTTATTGTAGGATACGGTCTGGATTATGATGGATATGGTAGAAATTACCCGGATATCTACACTTTAGCAGAATAA
- a CDS encoding adenylate kinase, which yields MLNVVIFGAPGSGKGTQSEFIIKKFGVNHISTGDVLRAEIKNNTELGKTAKGYIDQGQLVPDSLIIDILASVLDNLKESKGVIFDGFPRTIPQAEALKVMLNERGQDVSIMLDLDVPEEELITRLIKRGQECGRADDNMETIKKRLVVYNTQTSPLKDYYKKEGKYQYIKGLGTLESIFADIVTAVEKL from the coding sequence ATGTTGAACGTTGTTATTTTTGGTGCTCCCGGTTCTGGTAAGGGAACACAAAGCGAATTTATTATTAAGAAATTTGGTGTTAATCATATCTCTACTGGAGATGTACTTCGTGCAGAAATTAAAAACAATACCGAACTTGGTAAAACTGCAAAAGGTTATATCGATCAGGGACAATTGGTTCCCGATTCTTTGATTATTGACATCCTGGCTAGCGTACTTGATAACCTGAAAGAAAGCAAAGGGGTTATCTTTGACGGTTTCCCAAGAACTATTCCTCAGGCTGAAGCTTTGAAAGTTATGCTTAATGAAAGAGGACAAGATGTTTCTATCATGCTTGATCTTGATGTGCCAGAAGAAGAATTAATTACTCGTTTAATTAAACGTGGTCAGGAATGTGGTCGTGCTGATGACAATATGGAAACTATCAAAAAACGTTTGGTTGTTTACAATACTCAGACTTCTCCATTGAAAGATTACTATAAAAAAGAAGGAAAATATCAGTATATCAAAGGTCTTGGCACATTGGAAAGCATCTTTGCTGATATTGTTACTGCTGTTGAAAAATTATAA
- the obgE gene encoding GTPase ObgE, with translation MAESNFVDYVKIYCRSGKGGRGSTHMRREKYIPNGGPDGGDGGRGGHIILRGNRNYWTLLHLRYDRHIMAGHGESGGKQRSFGKDGEDKYIEVPCGTVVYDAETGEYICDVTDHGQEVMLLKGGRGGQGNSHFKTATRQAPRFAQPGEPMQELTIIMELKLLADVGLVGFPNAGKSTLLSVVSAAKPKIANYPFTTLEPNLGIVPYREGKSFVMADIPGIIEGASEGKGLGLRFLRHIERNSLLLFMVPADADDIKKEYEILLNELSTFNPEMLDKQRILAITKCDMLDQELMDEIEKTLPDSLPHVFISSITSLGIATLKDLLWEELNKEGNKIEGIVHRPKDVTKLQAELKEMGEDEDFEYSYEDEDEEEEIFDDCEEEDWE, from the coding sequence ATGGCTGAATCGAATTTTGTTGACTACGTTAAGATCTATTGCCGCTCCGGAAAGGGAGGCAGGGGCTCTACGCACATGCGAAGAGAAAAATATATCCCCAATGGCGGACCCGACGGTGGCGACGGCGGAAGAGGAGGTCATATTATATTACGTGGTAACCGTAATTACTGGACACTCTTACACCTGAGATACGACCGTCATATTATGGCCGGACATGGTGAATCGGGTGGTAAGCAACGTAGTTTTGGTAAAGACGGTGAAGATAAATATATTGAAGTTCCTTGTGGTACTGTAGTGTATGATGCCGAAACTGGTGAATATATCTGCGATGTAACGGATCACGGACAGGAAGTAATGCTACTGAAAGGTGGTAGAGGTGGTCAGGGTAACTCGCATTTTAAAACTGCGACTCGTCAGGCTCCTCGTTTTGCTCAACCTGGTGAACCAATGCAGGAACTTACAATTATTATGGAGTTGAAGTTGCTGGCCGATGTTGGTTTGGTAGGTTTCCCTAATGCAGGTAAGTCTACATTACTATCTGTTGTGTCGGCTGCTAAACCAAAAATTGCCAATTATCCATTTACTACGCTTGAACCAAATCTGGGAATTGTCCCATATCGTGAAGGCAAATCTTTCGTGATGGCTGACATTCCAGGTATTATTGAAGGTGCAAGTGAAGGTAAGGGACTGGGACTCCGCTTCCTGCGTCATATTGAGCGAAATTCTCTTTTGCTTTTTATGGTTCCTGCTGATGCAGATGATATTAAGAAGGAATATGAAATTCTGCTCAACGAGCTTTCTACCTTTAATCCGGAAATGCTCGATAAGCAACGTATTCTTGCAATTACTAAATGTGATATGCTGGATCAGGAACTGATGGACGAAATAGAAAAGACCCTTCCGGACTCTCTTCCGCATGTGTTTATCTCTTCAATCACAAGTCTGGGTATTGCAACTCTAAAGGATCTTCTTTGGGAAGAACTGAATAAAGAGGGAAACAAGATTGAAGGAATTGTTCACCGTCCTAAGGATGTGACTAAGCTTCAGGCTGAATTAAAGGAAATGGGTGAAGACGAAGACTTCGAGTATTCTTATGAAGATGAGGATGAAGAAGAGGAAATCTTTGATGATTGCGAAGAAGAAGACTGGGAATAA
- the pgeF gene encoding peptidoglycan editing factor PgeF, which translates to MTELTEDKVILGFEQLCSIPNISHFVTTRKGGYSEDTFASFNCAPFSGDDLEKVKRNQEVLCAKVGIQPQQLVIPFQTHGNTIRAIDPFYVSLSVEEQQRRLHGVDALITNIPGYCLCVSTADCVPVLLYDTVNKAIAVIHAGWRGTVAKIVKQTLDFMDNTYNTDAKDVLVAIGPSISFDAFEVGEEVYSAFLKIGYDMTKISSWNEDTQKHHIDLWEANRIQLTEAGVLPDNIEVSGICTYEQHERFFSARRLGTKSGRVLSGIMLKK; encoded by the coding sequence ATGACAGAATTAACAGAAGATAAAGTAATATTGGGTTTTGAACAACTATGTTCAATTCCCAATATTTCTCATTTTGTAACCACACGTAAAGGTGGTTATAGCGAAGATACTTTCGCATCATTTAATTGTGCGCCTTTTTCGGGTGATGATCTAGAGAAGGTAAAGCGTAATCAGGAAGTGTTATGTGCTAAAGTAGGTATTCAACCGCAGCAGTTGGTAATTCCATTTCAAACTCACGGAAATACAATCAGGGCAATTGATCCTTTCTATGTGAGTTTATCTGTGGAAGAACAGCAACGCAGACTTCATGGCGTGGATGCTTTAATTACCAACATACCGGGTTATTGTCTTTGTGTTTCTACTGCCGACTGTGTTCCGGTTCTTTTATATGATACGGTTAATAAGGCGATAGCTGTAATTCATGCTGGATGGAGAGGTACTGTTGCTAAAATTGTTAAACAGACTCTCGATTTTATGGATAATACATATAATACTGATGCGAAGGATGTTTTAGTTGCCATTGGTCCAAGTATTTCCTTTGATGCCTTTGAGGTAGGAGAAGAAGTTTATAGTGCTTTTCTTAAGATTGGATATGATATGACGAAGATCTCTTCCTGGAATGAAGATACTCAGAAACATCATATTGATTTATGGGAAGCTAATCGTATTCAATTGACTGAAGCTGGAGTGTTACCGGATAATATAGAGGTGTCGGGTATCTGTACCTACGAACAACATGAACGCTTTTTTTCTGCCCGTCGTCTGGGTACTAAGTCCGGACGTGTTTTGTCTGGTATAATGTTGAAAAAATAA
- a CDS encoding phenylalanine--tRNA ligase beta subunit-related protein, translating to MFILKVSEEVRKACPDYNGAAILATVKNSSFNGELWKRIDLVAAEYKASHKIDEVKNNPHILATRNAYKKFGKDPNRYRPSAEALCRRIVRDLPLYRIDTLVDLINLVSIRTGYSIGGFDAAKIVGDTVELGVGKADEPFEGIGRGVLNIEGLPVYRDAISGIGTPTSDNERTKLSVETTQLLAIINGYSGSEGLAEAVNYMQSLLREFAESDGGEVIYY from the coding sequence ATGTTTATTCTCAAAGTATCTGAAGAAGTCCGTAAGGCTTGTCCTGATTATAATGGTGCGGCTATACTTGCAACGGTAAAGAATTCCTCTTTCAACGGGGAATTGTGGAAGCGGATAGATTTGGTGGCAGCAGAGTACAAGGCTTCTCACAAGATAGACGAGGTGAAGAATAATCCTCATATTCTTGCAACGCGTAATGCGTATAAAAAGTTTGGTAAGGACCCTAATCGTTATCGTCCGTCGGCTGAAGCTCTTTGCAGAAGAATTGTCAGAGATTTACCTCTTTACAGAATAGATACTTTGGTGGATCTTATAAACCTGGTTTCTATCCGTACCGGATATTCAATAGGTGGCTTTGACGCTGCGAAGATAGTAGGAGATACCGTGGAACTGGGCGTTGGTAAAGCGGACGAACCTTTTGAAGGCATTGGCAGAGGCGTACTTAATATTGAGGGATTACCTGTTTACCGTGACGCAATTAGCGGAATCGGCACACCAACCAGTGATAATGAGCGTACAAAACTTTCGGTTGAAACAACTCAGTTATTGGCTATAATCAATGGTTACAGCGGAAGTGAAGGATTGGCCGAAGCTGTGAATTACATGCAATCTCTGCTCAGGGAATTTGCTGAATCCGATGGTGGTGAAGTTATTTATTACTGA
- a CDS encoding SIMPL domain-containing protein (The SIMPL domain is named for its presence in mouse protein SIMPL (signalling molecule that associates with mouse pelle-like kinase). Bacterial member BP26, from Brucella, was shown to assemble into a channel-like structure, while YggE from E. coli has been associated with resistance to oxidative stress.) — protein MKNWMKEAAIVALGLFLLGICIRAGINDFKDKDRVVSVKGLAEMEVPANKVTWPLMFKDLGDDLPTLYNNIKAKNNIIVNFLKLKGITEKEISISAPEIIDMQAERYTGNNTSPYRYNITSVITVTSEKVDKVRSLMAEQSELLKQGIALTGGDYRYNVTYDFTKLNEIKPQMIENATKNARIAAEKFAKDSDSKLGKIKTANQGQFSIVDRDANTPYIKSVRVVTTVDYYLQD, from the coding sequence ATGAAAAATTGGATGAAAGAAGCTGCTATTGTGGCACTTGGACTATTTCTGTTGGGTATTTGTATTAGAGCTGGTATAAATGATTTTAAAGATAAGGACCGGGTAGTCTCGGTTAAAGGCTTAGCTGAAATGGAAGTTCCGGCTAACAAAGTTACATGGCCATTGATGTTTAAAGATTTGGGGGATGATCTTCCTACCCTTTACAATAATATTAAAGCGAAGAATAATATCATTGTGAACTTTCTTAAATTAAAAGGAATTACAGAAAAGGAAATTAGTATCTCAGCTCCTGAAATCATAGATATGCAAGCAGAACGATATACCGGGAATAACACTTCTCCATATCGTTACAATATAACATCGGTTATTACTGTTACTTCCGAAAAAGTAGATAAAGTAAGAAGTCTGATGGCTGAGCAAAGCGAATTGCTGAAACAAGGTATCGCTCTTACCGGAGGAGACTATCGTTATAATGTGACTTATGACTTTACTAAACTGAATGAAATTAAACCTCAGATGATAGAGAATGCAACTAAAAATGCACGAATAGCAGCAGAAAAGTTTGCTAAGGATTCTGATAGTAAACTGGGAAAAATTAAGACTGCTAATCAAGGGCAATTCTCTATTGTAGATCGTGATGCAAACACTCCTTATATTAAAAGTGTTCGTGTAGTAACAACGGTGGATTATTATTTGCAGGATTAG
- a CDS encoding sodium-translocating pyrophosphatase — protein MNKLMKFFFLTFSLFGLCLNMQASEADLAIPDLHQGTYHIFGGTVSSWDFLFYGALIIVGTLGFSLILFHQIKKLKAHDSMLKVAATIYATCRTYLLQQGRFLLMLFSIVAAILCIYFFGLLGKPIEVVLEVLLFSIVGMAGSYCVAWYGIRVNTFANARTAFASLRGKPLDVVNIPLKAGMSVGLFLISLELVMMVIILLFVPRDRVGICFLGFAIGESLGASALRIAGGIFTKIADIGSDLMKVIFKVKEDDPRNPGVIADCTGDNAGDSVGPTADGFETYGVTGVALITFITLAINDPTIQAKLIVWIFGMRFLMDFLSGCSFFINQAISKKLYANKKDFNFESPLMRLIWIAAILCISVSFFMSHLLLGDLPNQTLWWKMAIIISCGTLAAVLIPEFTKMFTSSKSNHVQEIVTASREGGASLNILSGIVTGYLSAFWTGLLIVALMTIAYFTSEQGLVEILGPHASIFAFGLVAFGFLCMGPVTIAVDSYGPVTDNAQSVFELSQIEQIPGISESINKEFGFTPDFEVGKHFLEANDSAGNTFKATAKPVLIGTAVVGATTMIFSIILLLEKVGMLKLSLTDAPVILGLICGGAVIFWFSGASMQAVTTGAYRAVEFIKKNFDMSKKEADIEDSKAVVKICTQYAQKGMWNIFIALISLTLSFAFMDPNFFVAYLVSIAVFGLFQAIFMANAGGSWDNAKKVVEVDLKQKNTPLHEAVVVGDTVGDPFKDTSSVSLNPIIKFSTLFGLLATEICIEMKQNPDLDYSMYIAIPFLILSLIFVWRSFYGMRIPVEKSHHAGKKVSDESSTDEAIADDSCVMTPCREEVKS, from the coding sequence ATGAATAAACTCATGAAATTTTTCTTTTTAACGTTTTCGTTATTTGGACTTTGTTTGAATATGCAGGCTAGTGAAGCTGATTTAGCTATACCTGATCTGCATCAAGGTACTTACCACATTTTTGGTGGAACTGTCTCCTCTTGGGATTTTCTTTTCTATGGAGCTTTAATTATTGTAGGAACGTTGGGATTCAGCTTGATCTTGTTCCATCAGATTAAAAAGTTAAAGGCTCATGATTCGATGCTAAAAGTGGCTGCTACAATTTATGCTACATGCCGAACTTATTTGTTGCAGCAAGGTAGATTCCTTTTGATGCTTTTTTCTATTGTTGCAGCTATTCTATGTATATATTTCTTTGGATTATTGGGGAAACCGATCGAAGTGGTTCTGGAGGTTTTGTTATTCTCTATTGTTGGTATGGCCGGATCTTACTGTGTGGCATGGTATGGCATTCGTGTAAATACCTTCGCAAATGCACGAACTGCTTTCGCTTCTTTGCGTGGCAAACCACTGGATGTGGTCAATATTCCTTTGAAAGCCGGTATGAGTGTGGGTTTATTCCTTATCTCTCTGGAATTAGTGATGATGGTGATTATCCTGTTGTTTGTTCCACGCGACAGAGTTGGTATTTGCTTCCTGGGATTTGCTATTGGTGAATCTTTAGGTGCAAGTGCTTTGCGTATTGCCGGTGGTATTTTTACCAAGATTGCAGATATTGGTTCGGATTTGATGAAAGTTATATTTAAAGTTAAAGAAGATGATCCTCGTAACCCTGGTGTTATTGCTGATTGTACCGGTGATAATGCTGGAGATAGTGTAGGGCCTACTGCTGATGGTTTTGAAACTTATGGTGTAACAGGTGTAGCTTTAATTACATTTATAACTTTGGCTATAAATGATCCTACAATACAAGCTAAGTTGATCGTTTGGATTTTTGGTATGCGTTTCTTAATGGACTTCCTTTCTGGATGTTCTTTCTTTATCAATCAGGCAATTTCTAAAAAACTTTATGCTAATAAGAAGGACTTTAATTTTGAGAGTCCGTTGATGCGTTTAATCTGGATTGCTGCAATTCTTTGTATATCTGTCAGCTTCTTTATGAGCCACTTGTTACTGGGTGATCTTCCAAATCAGACTCTATGGTGGAAAATGGCTATTATAATTAGTTGTGGAACCTTGGCTGCTGTGCTGATTCCTGAATTTACCAAGATGTTTACTAGTTCAAAATCAAATCATGTGCAGGAAATTGTAACTGCTTCACGTGAAGGTGGTGCATCTTTAAATATTCTTTCAGGTATTGTAACGGGATATTTAAGTGCTTTCTGGACCGGGTTACTGATTGTTGCTCTAATGACTATTGCATATTTTACTTCAGAACAAGGTTTGGTTGAGATTCTTGGTCCTCATGCTTCAATCTTTGCATTTGGATTAGTTGCCTTTGGCTTTTTGTGTATGGGGCCTGTTACCATTGCGGTTGATAGTTATGGACCTGTTACAGATAATGCACAATCTGTCTTTGAACTTTCACAGATAGAACAAATTCCTGGTATCAGCGAATCAATTAATAAAGAATTTGGCTTTACACCTGATTTTGAAGTAGGAAAGCATTTCCTTGAAGCAAATGACTCTGCAGGTAATACATTTAAGGCAACGGCGAAGCCTGTACTGATTGGTACAGCTGTTGTTGGCGCTACAACTATGATATTCTCCATTATTCTATTACTGGAAAAAGTAGGAATGCTTAAACTTTCTCTTACCGATGCACCGGTTATTCTTGGTTTGATTTGTGGAGGTGCAGTTATTTTCTGGTTCAGTGGAGCTTCAATGCAGGCAGTAACAACCGGTGCTTATCGTGCTGTGGAATTTATCAAGAAGAACTTTGATATGAGCAAGAAGGAGGCGGATATTGAAGATTCTAAAGCGGTAGTGAAGATTTGTACTCAATATGCTCAGAAAGGTATGTGGAATATTTTTATAGCATTGATCTCTCTTACTTTATCTTTTGCCTTTATGGATCCGAACTTCTTTGTTGCTTATCTGGTTTCTATTGCTGTATTTGGTTTATTCCAGGCAATCTTTATGGCAAATGCCGGAGGTAGCTGGGATAATGCAAAGAAAGTGGTGGAAGTAGACTTGAAACAGAAAAATACACCATTACATGAAGCTGTGGTTGTGGGTGATACAGTAGGAGATCCATTTAAGGATACTTCATCTGTGTCATTGAATCCTATCATTAAGTTCTCTACCTTGTTCGGGCTTTTGGCAACAGAAATTTGTATTGAGATGAAGCAAAATCCGGATTTGGATTATTCAATGTATATTGCTATTCCCTTCTTAATTCTCAGCCTTATCTTTGTATGGCGTTCATTCTATGGAATGAGAATCCCCGTAGAGAAGAGTCATCATGCAGGTAAAAAAGTTTCGGATGAATCATCTACCGATGAGGCTATAGCTGATGATTCATGTGTTATGACTCCATGTAGAGAAGAAGTGAAATCATAA